A single region of the Actinoplanes sp. SE50/110 genome encodes:
- a CDS encoding multicopper oxidase family protein, which produces MGRGNLSRRDVLKGALALGGGGLIVMTAGGEVVAASSQLAAKNMPTPFTNMFRRPPVLMPAEEGVDDMGPYQKYRLTQKLGRASIVPGLTTTIAGYNGIFPGPTMRVRQGTRTEVRICNALSDVNKLNGRPFSTVTHMHGSASLPQYDGYANDQTKPGQVKTYKYPNWQQGRTLWYHDHNHGDTAQNVYSGLAAQYHLKDPYETAQLPQDEFDVPLIVSDVAFNADGSVAFVPEGNSGFMGDIIMVNGVPWPKMKVKPRVYRFRVLAATISRSFRFALSTGDPFYIVGNDAGMTPKVNAVQSWRQGGAERYEVLIDFRKYKPGTKVDLQNLSNKNNVDFANTGKVMQFEVVADSGPADTYKIPSTLDLGPQPFANRGAIEVNKLKPEMATARRRLRVERKQGEWTVNGETWADVEASNFTRILGNPKPYDVEIWDLVNESGGWYHSFHIHLIDAQIIGRNTTADGKAHPWEGGGKDVFYLGENETVTALMQFTTGDGNAGGRYMTHCHNLVHEDSDMMIQFAVGDLETNNPIMMDPPRPETEAEMPAVYAPSYPLGT; this is translated from the coding sequence ATGGGCCGCGGGAATCTGAGTCGGCGCGACGTGCTCAAGGGCGCGCTCGCGCTCGGTGGCGGTGGACTGATCGTGATGACCGCCGGCGGTGAGGTGGTGGCGGCGTCGAGTCAGCTCGCCGCCAAGAACATGCCGACCCCGTTCACGAACATGTTCCGCCGCCCGCCGGTGCTGATGCCGGCCGAGGAGGGCGTGGACGACATGGGCCCGTACCAGAAGTACCGGCTCACCCAGAAGCTCGGCCGGGCCAGCATCGTGCCCGGTCTGACCACCACGATCGCCGGTTACAACGGGATCTTCCCCGGCCCCACCATGCGGGTCCGGCAGGGCACCCGGACCGAGGTCCGGATCTGCAACGCGCTCTCCGACGTGAACAAGCTCAACGGACGGCCGTTCAGCACGGTCACCCACATGCACGGCTCCGCCTCCCTGCCGCAGTACGACGGTTACGCCAACGATCAGACGAAACCCGGTCAGGTGAAGACCTACAAGTACCCGAACTGGCAGCAGGGCCGGACCCTCTGGTACCACGACCACAACCACGGGGACACCGCGCAGAACGTGTACTCCGGCCTGGCCGCCCAGTATCACCTGAAAGACCCGTACGAGACGGCGCAGTTGCCGCAGGACGAGTTCGACGTGCCGCTGATCGTCAGCGACGTGGCGTTCAACGCGGACGGCTCGGTCGCCTTCGTGCCGGAGGGCAACTCCGGCTTCATGGGCGACATCATCATGGTCAACGGGGTGCCGTGGCCGAAGATGAAGGTCAAGCCCCGGGTGTACCGGTTCCGGGTGTTGGCCGCCACCATCTCCCGGTCGTTCCGGTTCGCGCTGAGCACCGGCGACCCGTTCTACATCGTAGGCAACGACGCCGGCATGACGCCCAAGGTGAACGCGGTGCAGTCCTGGCGGCAGGGCGGGGCCGAGCGGTACGAGGTGCTGATCGACTTCCGGAAGTACAAGCCGGGCACCAAGGTCGACCTGCAGAACCTGAGCAACAAGAACAACGTCGACTTCGCCAACACCGGCAAGGTGATGCAGTTCGAGGTGGTCGCGGACAGTGGGCCGGCCGACACGTACAAGATCCCCTCGACTCTCGACCTCGGTCCGCAGCCCTTCGCGAACCGCGGGGCGATCGAGGTCAACAAGCTGAAGCCGGAGATGGCCACCGCGCGGCGCCGGCTGCGGGTGGAGCGCAAGCAGGGCGAGTGGACCGTCAACGGGGAGACCTGGGCGGACGTCGAGGCCTCCAACTTCACCCGGATCCTGGGCAACCCCAAGCCGTACGACGTGGAGATCTGGGACCTGGTCAACGAGTCGGGCGGCTGGTACCACTCGTTCCACATCCACCTGATCGACGCCCAGATCATCGGGCGCAACACCACCGCCGACGGTAAGGCGCATCCCTGGGAGGGTGGCGGCAAGGACGTCTTCTACCTGGGCGAGAACGAGACGGTCACCGCGCTGATGCAGTTCACGACGGGGGACGGCAACGCCGGTGGCCGGTACATGACGCACTGTCACAACCTGGTGCACGAGGACAGTGACATGATGATCCAGTTCGCGGTCGGTGACCTGGAGACGAACAACCCGATCATGATGGATCCGCCGCGGCCGGAGACCGAGGCCGAGATGCCCGCGGTCTACGCTCCGAGCTACCCGCTGGGCACCTGA
- a CDS encoding PKD domain-containing protein: MKSHLARWSLAAGVTLAVIAPLAGSAAATVIAPPTPRDGRLTQVGPIAEHGFPAWYRDSTGARLEPCTTLDDPLCAVLPTEVPNADLPVSYPDNFPGEFFYQLADATLTLTDGTKATIGLNVEGAWANNAVIPGDQMVFGRVRIRFAAAAGRRFRITHPYGIDDLTADDKGVRMTEDAGAIPGAFGSVLNGRVGPFLKWDPAVAPAAPIGYIGDPGVTHPVVGSPYGTNFVRIEELDPQSGAVLGQVGFTDQFTVQGRYATNAGVDVDQATFTSGPDGSGAVEVYATSEPGQAIEIAANPALGIRGTRLRGSGNGRYYGRFAVAGPLPAGASVEIVNASDRPVARKTRRLVDVVQITEARYDADAQTLTVAATSSDRDAQPGVLSVAGYGPITGQPFTGVLAAPATVTVNSSSGGAATASLLGSGAGFGPARPVAGATTDASPVAGQVVKLDGTGSTGEIDAYSWTQTAGPAVTLTGSATATASFVAATPGTYTFSLTVSGPGGQSLPTAVTVTVVPAAKPVAVAGADQTVLRGKVVALDGSASTGAESYSWKQISGPAVTLAGASSAKPTFTFPAQALPAAPGPNAGFVFDNDPVVLELTATNPNGTATSRITVRPQAETFPGGVTARYRTGNNEWRITGTSSLIAGQRITAVLGDTLTGRVIGTSPVDAAGAYSIRVTGPAPGAVRTISVVTTVGGRQLAVAVTITN; encoded by the coding sequence ATGAAATCCCATCTCGCCCGATGGTCGCTGGCCGCGGGGGTGACTCTCGCGGTGATCGCGCCGCTCGCGGGGAGCGCCGCCGCCACCGTGATCGCCCCGCCGACCCCGAGGGACGGCCGGCTCACCCAGGTCGGCCCGATCGCCGAGCACGGCTTCCCGGCCTGGTACCGGGACAGCACCGGCGCCCGGCTGGAGCCCTGCACCACCCTCGACGACCCGCTCTGTGCCGTGCTGCCGACCGAGGTCCCCAACGCGGACCTGCCGGTCTCCTACCCGGACAACTTCCCGGGCGAGTTCTTCTACCAGCTCGCCGACGCGACCCTGACGCTCACCGACGGGACCAAGGCCACCATCGGCCTGAACGTCGAGGGCGCCTGGGCCAACAACGCGGTGATCCCGGGCGACCAGATGGTCTTCGGCCGGGTCCGGATCCGCTTCGCGGCGGCGGCCGGCCGCCGGTTCCGGATCACCCATCCGTACGGCATCGACGACCTGACCGCGGACGACAAGGGCGTCCGGATGACCGAGGACGCCGGCGCCATCCCCGGCGCGTTCGGCAGCGTGCTCAACGGCCGGGTCGGCCCGTTCCTCAAGTGGGACCCGGCGGTCGCGCCGGCCGCCCCGATCGGCTACATCGGCGACCCGGGCGTCACCCATCCGGTGGTGGGCAGCCCGTACGGCACCAACTTCGTCCGGATCGAGGAGCTCGACCCGCAGTCCGGCGCGGTGCTCGGCCAGGTCGGCTTCACCGACCAGTTCACCGTGCAGGGCCGGTACGCCACCAACGCGGGCGTCGACGTCGACCAGGCCACCTTCACCAGTGGCCCGGACGGCTCCGGCGCGGTCGAGGTGTACGCCACCAGCGAGCCCGGTCAGGCGATCGAGATCGCCGCGAACCCGGCGCTCGGCATCCGCGGCACCCGGCTGCGCGGCTCCGGCAACGGTCGTTACTACGGCCGCTTCGCGGTGGCCGGGCCGCTGCCGGCCGGTGCCTCGGTGGAGATCGTCAACGCCTCGGACCGGCCGGTCGCCCGCAAGACCCGCAGACTGGTCGACGTCGTGCAGATCACCGAGGCGAGGTACGACGCCGACGCGCAGACCCTGACCGTGGCCGCCACCAGCAGCGACCGGGACGCCCAGCCAGGCGTGCTGAGCGTGGCCGGGTACGGCCCGATCACCGGCCAGCCGTTCACCGGCGTGCTGGCGGCGCCCGCCACGGTCACCGTCAACTCGTCCAGCGGCGGCGCGGCGACCGCCTCGCTGCTCGGCTCGGGCGCGGGGTTCGGCCCGGCCCGTCCGGTGGCCGGGGCCACCACGGACGCCTCGCCGGTCGCCGGCCAGGTCGTGAAACTCGACGGCACCGGCTCGACCGGGGAGATCGACGCGTACAGCTGGACCCAGACCGCGGGCCCGGCGGTCACCCTGACCGGTTCGGCGACCGCCACCGCGTCGTTCGTCGCGGCGACGCCCGGCACCTACACCTTCTCGCTGACCGTGTCCGGGCCGGGCGGGCAGAGCCTGCCCACCGCCGTCACGGTGACCGTGGTCCCGGCCGCCAAGCCGGTGGCGGTGGCCGGCGCCGACCAGACGGTGCTGCGCGGCAAGGTGGTCGCGCTGGACGGCAGCGCGTCGACCGGGGCCGAGTCGTACAGCTGGAAGCAGATCTCCGGGCCGGCGGTGACCCTGGCCGGGGCGTCGTCGGCGAAGCCGACCTTCACCTTCCCGGCGCAGGCGCTGCCCGCCGCGCCCGGGCCGAACGCCGGTTTCGTCTTCGACAACGACCCGGTGGTGCTGGAGCTCACCGCGACCAACCCGAACGGGACGGCCACCAGCCGGATCACCGTCCGGCCGCAGGCCGAGACGTTCCCGGGCGGGGTCACCGCGCGGTACCGGACCGGCAACAACGAGTGGCGGATCACCGGCACCAGCAGCCTGATCGCGGGTCAGCGGATCACCGCGGTGCTCGGTGACACGCTCACCGGCCGGGTGATCGGCACCTCGCCGGTCGACGCGGCGGGTGCGTACAGCATCCGGGTCACCGGGCCGGCGCCCGGCGCGGTCCGGACGATCAGCGTGGTCACCACGGTCGGCGGCCGCCAGCTGGCGGTCGCGGTGACCATCACCAACTGA
- a CDS encoding peroxidase family protein, with protein sequence MLKPKLRSVGVALAVLVAVIITAPAAAVAAPIGQGFTVTPADLAYILQQIKIAEAHVAGTTSATGPCGALAIGPLQPFGLRTVDGSCNHLGKGQELFGAADRSFPRLVPAQLRPGYTGRNATDAAPRQISNLIADQSRANPAAVAAAHGGDPAAGIPNVTPDAGLSAPYNSWFTLFGQFFDHGVDQTVKGGGAVIIPLAADDPLVISEKLPPGLRFMILSRAAGAGDAKNTDTPYVDNSQTYSSHAAHQVFLREYDERAQDTGRLLSGAAGGLPTWDDVRRQARDVLGLQLSDTDVLNVPAVLADAYGDFVPGPARGLPQYVTASGLVEGDTAAPVAVPANVLHFDTPFLADIAHAADPSQPGYDPALLGRHYVAGDGRVNENIGLTAIHQIFQSEHNRLVGDIQRVAAEAGTGAEWTGERLFQGARFINEMEYQHLVFEEFARKIQPAIDPFAGYQEQIDPAITAEFAHAVYRFGHSMLTETIARTTADGGDDSIPLLDGFLNPDAFTDHGTLSPEQAVGELVDGMAAQTGNEIDEFVTDTLRNKLLGLPSDLAAINIARGRSEAMPSLNAFRRGVRLTPYVNWADFGEHLRHPASLVNFIAAYGNDPSIRAADTVPAKRAAAQALLNSPDFLYAPAATTGVDDIDLWIGGLAEAAVPFGGLLGSTFNHVFERQLTALQNGDRLYYLARTAGMNLRTQLEGNTFAELIMRNSTVRGLRADTFATTDCTYDLTRLTFAGSRVLDDPASACDESAQLLRLPDGTVTQRAKSKAQSLWLGGEDTDRVGGGIDDDTVWGAEGDDVLDGGSGNDVLIGGEGDDILTDPAGNDMPRGGPGDDAIDAGPGTDVVLGGDGHDFTDGGANGDETFAGEGDDLIYAGDGADTAQGDAGDDWIEGGDSADTLHGDSANPFPLDDANRAGNDVLLGEGGDDDYDMEGGDDIGVQGPGVDRYRGGTGYDWSVADPADPQPIDADLLRNLAEPVTADTQDRYREVEALSGGAGNDVLRGDDVVPTQSPLLGCDALDAAGIARIPGLDRIVPAPLTPQSVVTNRTGQPCHLQGNVWGAGNILLGGPGDDTLQGRGGDDVIDGDRYLTVRLVVRDADGHEIRSAHSMRDLEADVLTGTIKVKDIAFVREIATAPGVDTAVYSGDRAAYAITPVTGGLQVSGPDGTDLVRNVERLQFGDQTVDVTGLQAYLGVSAFAGAGAATVLITVPEGASVNGLTLERTSSEGVVRTSLAASARSVVVAGLTAGVAYTFRVRAESAAGSGAFSAPSDPVTPDAASADPSGAGAPGTGGPTTAPGTAVPTIAVPTTAPGVGTPTVAVPTVAVPTIAAPTVAPPAPTNPARPVIPVAPDAPRIGLATAGDESATVQWTKPVNDGGSPIYGYEVQALDDQTGIVVGVDAADANATSLTMTGLTNGQPYAFWVRAVNAAGASDFSAISNRVIPGPAGGAGAPSGGSSGGAGSSGGAGSSGGAGSSGGAGSSGGSGSAGGSAGGSSGGSSGGSSGGSSGGGTPGGSGTTPPSTGPGTPAGPADPSTTERTVPGAARIGTPVAGNALAVVRWTAPVSNGGSPILRYEIRVLDSRNRQVGTLRDADATAAAQTVKSLVNGTSYHFRVRAVNELGAGPWSGSSGAVVPRTTPPAPRSLTATPGKAGGAGTTVLRWTPPSSTGGAPITGYRLTVQRLTGKGKPTGASVTFAFSGSVRSATFTAPGGVPAGTRYRFTLRAVNTAGQGQARSVLGSVR encoded by the coding sequence TTGCTGAAGCCGAAGCTCCGTTCCGTCGGCGTCGCGCTGGCGGTGCTGGTCGCCGTGATCATCACGGCGCCGGCCGCCGCCGTGGCCGCCCCGATCGGCCAGGGGTTCACCGTGACCCCGGCCGACCTGGCCTACATCCTGCAGCAAATCAAGATCGCTGAGGCGCACGTGGCCGGCACCACCAGCGCGACCGGACCGTGCGGCGCGCTGGCGATCGGCCCGCTGCAGCCGTTCGGCCTGCGCACGGTCGACGGCTCGTGCAACCACCTCGGCAAAGGTCAGGAGCTCTTCGGCGCGGCCGACCGCAGCTTTCCGCGACTCGTCCCGGCCCAGCTGCGCCCCGGCTACACCGGCCGGAACGCGACCGACGCCGCCCCGCGGCAGATCAGCAACCTGATCGCCGACCAGAGCCGGGCGAATCCGGCGGCGGTCGCGGCGGCCCACGGCGGCGACCCGGCGGCCGGCATCCCGAACGTCACCCCGGACGCCGGCCTGTCCGCGCCGTACAACTCCTGGTTCACCCTCTTCGGGCAGTTCTTCGACCACGGCGTCGACCAGACGGTCAAGGGCGGCGGCGCGGTGATCATCCCGCTCGCCGCCGACGACCCGCTGGTGATCAGCGAGAAACTGCCGCCCGGCCTGCGGTTCATGATCCTCTCCCGGGCCGCCGGGGCCGGCGACGCCAAGAACACCGACACGCCGTACGTCGACAACTCGCAGACCTACTCGTCGCACGCCGCCCACCAGGTCTTCTTGCGCGAGTACGACGAGCGCGCCCAGGACACCGGCCGGCTGCTCAGCGGTGCCGCCGGTGGCCTGCCCACCTGGGACGACGTGCGGCGCCAGGCCCGCGACGTGCTCGGCCTGCAGCTGAGCGACACGGACGTGCTGAACGTGCCGGCGGTGCTGGCCGACGCGTACGGCGACTTCGTCCCCGGGCCGGCCCGCGGCCTGCCGCAATACGTGACCGCCAGCGGACTGGTCGAGGGGGACACCGCGGCCCCGGTCGCCGTGCCGGCGAACGTGCTGCATTTCGACACGCCCTTCCTGGCCGACATCGCGCACGCCGCCGACCCGTCCCAGCCGGGCTACGACCCGGCCCTGCTCGGCCGGCACTACGTGGCCGGGGACGGCCGGGTCAACGAGAACATCGGGCTGACCGCGATCCACCAGATCTTCCAGTCCGAGCACAACCGCCTGGTCGGCGACATCCAGCGGGTCGCCGCCGAGGCCGGGACCGGCGCCGAGTGGACCGGTGAGCGGCTCTTCCAGGGCGCCCGGTTCATCAACGAGATGGAATACCAGCACCTGGTCTTCGAGGAGTTCGCCCGCAAGATCCAGCCGGCGATCGACCCGTTCGCCGGCTACCAGGAGCAGATCGACCCGGCGATCACCGCGGAATTCGCGCACGCCGTCTACCGCTTCGGCCACTCGATGCTGACCGAGACCATCGCCCGCACCACCGCGGACGGCGGCGACGACTCGATCCCGCTGCTCGACGGCTTCCTCAACCCGGACGCGTTCACCGACCACGGGACGCTCAGCCCGGAACAGGCCGTCGGCGAGCTGGTCGACGGGATGGCCGCGCAGACCGGTAACGAGATCGACGAGTTCGTCACCGACACGCTGCGCAACAAGCTGCTCGGGCTGCCCAGCGACCTGGCCGCGATCAACATCGCCCGGGGCCGGTCCGAAGCCATGCCGTCGCTCAACGCCTTCCGGCGCGGCGTGCGGCTCACCCCGTACGTCAACTGGGCCGACTTCGGCGAACACCTGCGACACCCCGCGTCGCTGGTCAACTTCATCGCCGCGTACGGCAACGACCCGTCGATCCGGGCGGCGGACACCGTCCCCGCGAAGCGGGCGGCCGCCCAGGCGTTGCTGAACTCGCCGGACTTCCTCTACGCCCCGGCCGCCACCACCGGCGTCGACGACATCGACCTGTGGATCGGCGGGCTCGCCGAAGCCGCCGTCCCGTTCGGCGGACTGCTCGGCAGCACCTTCAACCACGTGTTCGAACGGCAGCTGACCGCCCTGCAGAACGGCGACCGCCTCTACTACCTGGCCCGGACCGCCGGGATGAACCTGCGCACCCAGCTCGAAGGCAACACCTTCGCCGAGCTGATCATGCGGAACAGCACCGTCCGGGGGCTGCGGGCGGACACCTTCGCCACCACCGACTGCACCTACGACCTGACCCGGCTCACCTTCGCCGGCAGCCGCGTCCTCGACGACCCGGCCTCCGCCTGCGACGAATCCGCCCAGCTGCTGCGCCTGCCGGACGGCACCGTCACGCAGCGCGCGAAATCCAAGGCCCAGTCCCTCTGGCTCGGCGGCGAGGACACCGACCGGGTCGGCGGCGGCATCGACGACGACACCGTGTGGGGCGCCGAGGGCGACGACGTTCTCGACGGCGGCAGCGGCAACGACGTGCTGATCGGCGGCGAGGGCGACGACATCCTCACCGACCCGGCCGGCAACGACATGCCCCGCGGCGGCCCCGGCGACGACGCCATCGACGCCGGCCCCGGCACCGACGTGGTGCTCGGCGGCGACGGCCACGACTTCACCGACGGCGGCGCCAACGGTGACGAGACCTTCGCCGGTGAAGGCGACGACCTGATCTACGCCGGCGACGGCGCCGACACCGCGCAGGGCGACGCCGGCGACGACTGGATCGAAGGCGGTGACTCCGCCGACACGCTGCACGGCGACAGCGCCAACCCGTTCCCCCTCGACGACGCCAACCGGGCCGGCAACGACGTGCTGCTCGGCGAGGGTGGCGACGACGACTACGACATGGAGGGCGGCGACGACATCGGCGTCCAGGGACCCGGCGTCGACCGCTACCGGGGCGGCACCGGATACGACTGGTCCGTCGCCGACCCGGCCGACCCCCAGCCGATCGACGCCGACCTGCTGCGCAACCTGGCCGAACCGGTCACCGCCGACACCCAGGACCGCTACCGCGAGGTCGAAGCGCTCTCCGGCGGCGCCGGCAACGACGTCCTCCGCGGCGACGACGTGGTGCCGACGCAGTCGCCACTGCTCGGCTGCGACGCGCTGGACGCCGCCGGAATCGCCCGGATCCCCGGACTCGACCGGATCGTGCCGGCGCCGCTCACCCCGCAGTCGGTGGTCACCAACCGCACCGGGCAGCCCTGTCACCTGCAGGGCAACGTCTGGGGAGCGGGCAACATCCTGCTCGGCGGCCCCGGCGACGACACGCTGCAGGGGCGCGGCGGCGACGACGTCATCGACGGCGACCGCTACCTCACGGTCCGGCTCGTGGTCCGCGACGCCGACGGGCACGAGATCCGCTCGGCGCACTCGATGCGCGACCTCGAAGCCGACGTCCTCACCGGCACCATCAAGGTCAAGGACATCGCCTTCGTCCGCGAGATCGCGACGGCGCCCGGCGTCGACACGGCCGTGTACAGCGGCGACCGGGCCGCCTACGCGATCACGCCGGTGACCGGCGGCCTGCAGGTGTCCGGGCCGGACGGCACCGACCTGGTCCGCAACGTCGAACGGCTGCAGTTCGGCGACCAGACCGTGGACGTGACCGGGCTCCAGGCGTACCTCGGAGTGTCGGCGTTCGCCGGGGCGGGGGCGGCAACCGTGCTGATCACCGTGCCGGAGGGGGCGTCGGTGAACGGGCTGACTCTGGAGCGGACGTCCAGCGAGGGGGTGGTGCGGACGTCGTTGGCGGCTTCCGCCCGCAGTGTGGTGGTGGCCGGGTTGACGGCGGGGGTGGCTTACACGTTCCGGGTGCGGGCGGAGAGCGCTGCGGGGAGTGGCGCGTTCAGTGCGCCGTCGGATCCGGTGACGCCGGATGCCGCGTCCGCGGACCCGTCGGGGGCGGGTGCTCCGGGGACCGGTGGTCCTACGACCGCTCCTGGCACGGCTGTTCCTACGATCGCGGTGCCGACGACCGCTCCTGGGGTCGGTACTCCCACTGTCGCCGTTCCCACGGTTGCCGTTCCTACGATTGCCGCTCCTACGGTCGCGCCTCCGGCGCCGACGAATCCCGCGCGGCCGGTGATCCCGGTGGCTCCGGACGCTCCGCGGATCGGCCTGGCGACCGCCGGCGACGAGAGTGCGACCGTCCAATGGACAAAGCCGGTCAATGATGGCGGAAGCCCGATTTACGGGTATGAAGTTCAAGCCCTCGATGACCAGACCGGCATCGTCGTGGGCGTGGACGCCGCCGACGCCAACGCCACCTCCCTCACCATGACCGGCCTCACCAACGGCCAGCCCTACGCTTTCTGGGTCCGCGCCGTGAACGCCGCCGGAGCCAGCGACTTCTCCGCCATCTCCAACCGCGTGATCCCCGGTCCCGCCGGCGGTGCCGGCGCCCCGTCGGGCGGTTCGTCCGGCGGTGCGGGTTCCTCGGGCGGTGCCGGTTCGTCCGGCGGTGCCGGTTCGTCCGGCGGTGCGGGTTCGTCGGGCGGCTCGGGCTCGGCGGGTGGTTCCGCCGGCGGATCCTCCGGTGGCTCTTCCGGTGGCTCTTCCGGCGGGTCGTCGGGTGGCGGCACGCCCGGTGGTTCCGGAACGACGCCTCCGTCGACCGGTCCCGGCACGCCGGCCGGCCCGGCCGACCCGTCGACGACCGAGCGCACCGTTCCCGGAGCTGCCCGGATCGGCACCCCGGTCGCCGGCAACGCGCTGGCCGTGGTTCGCTGGACCGCCCCGGTCAGCAACGGCGGCTCGCCGATCCTGCGCTACGAGATCCGTGTCCTGGACTCCAGGAATCGGCAGGTCGGAACGCTCCGGGACGCTGACGCCACCGCCGCCGCCCAGACAGTGAAGTCCCTGGTGAACGGCACTTCGTACCACTTCCGGGTCCGAGCCGTGAACGAACTCGGCGCCGGCCCGTGGTCCGGATCGAGCGGCGCGGTCGTCCCGCGGACCACCCCGCCCGCCCCGCGCTCACTGACCGCCACACCCGGAAAGGCGGGTGGCGCCGGCACCACCGTCCTGCGCTGGACGCCGCCGTCCTCCACGGGGGGTGCCCCGATCACCGGGTACCGCCTCACCGTCCAGCGTCTGACCGGCAAGGGGAAGCCCACCGGCGCCTCGGTGACGTTCGCCTTCTCCGGCTCCGTCAGGTCGGCGACGTTCACCGCCCCTGGCGGTGTCCCGGCCGGAACCCGGTACCGCTTCACCCTGCGCGCGGTGAACACCGCCGGCCAGGGTCAGGCCCGCTCGGTCCTCGGTTCGGTCCGCTGA
- a CDS encoding BTAD domain-containing putative transcriptional regulator — MWLQVSVLGQLTVVDGDGGVLPAGELPRRARQVLAVLAARHDRIQSKDALADAVWGEDLPGNHAGALEHYVSVIRRRLQPQGGPASWFIVTRSGGYLFDTARAGLDLADLRHLVRRLDSLGPDDLAVHQQILELARHLPFPEDPYADWAEPVRAEVSVAAVNALLRLAAAALAEDAPRSLRLAHEAIELNPFLESGYHAAMTAAVAMGRPDDALRIFERCRQVLNSELGVAPSAELAMIKQSVLAGRETAPVPAPPAATTPVPASVPPVAPTPPPVPPVAPTPQPAPPVARPPQPALRERFLGRLTEIRLMVEPGTPPVVHFVGPSGSGKSAFLAELGRHTPGRIGIGDAGPAVGVLRLSWLRSALTALDAAPEAIGAVDRARPDQPLCQADLELIGQTFDRPETVYLAVDDARDLDAASVAELAWLSGHCPGLRIVLTYDYPSQLSGRPLAGLGTPVVMRLSPLTPAELEPLGDPAVPALTGGIPALVAVARRPAEVAGAVAMQVARRRTEWMPPLAWELLRVCAVLGDLGAAELAGLTGQPVTEVLGCVDALVHAHLLRECPDGKVGHAASLIRDAVAAQVSAATAIYLRKQQAAAS, encoded by the coding sequence GTGTGGCTACAGGTCAGCGTGCTGGGACAACTCACCGTCGTCGACGGTGACGGCGGCGTCCTGCCCGCCGGCGAGCTGCCCCGCCGCGCCCGCCAGGTGCTCGCCGTGCTGGCCGCCCGGCACGACCGGATCCAGTCCAAGGACGCCCTGGCCGACGCGGTGTGGGGCGAGGACCTGCCGGGCAACCACGCCGGCGCGCTGGAGCACTACGTCTCGGTGATCCGCCGCCGGCTGCAGCCGCAGGGCGGGCCGGCCAGCTGGTTCATCGTCACCCGTTCCGGCGGCTACCTGTTCGACACCGCGCGGGCCGGGCTCGACCTGGCCGACCTGCGGCACCTGGTCCGCCGGCTGGACTCGCTCGGACCCGACGACCTGGCCGTGCACCAGCAGATCCTGGAGCTGGCCCGGCACCTGCCGTTCCCCGAGGACCCGTACGCCGACTGGGCCGAGCCGGTGCGCGCCGAGGTCTCGGTCGCCGCGGTCAACGCGCTGCTCCGGCTGGCCGCCGCGGCGCTCGCCGAGGACGCCCCGCGGTCGCTGCGGCTGGCCCACGAGGCGATCGAGCTGAACCCGTTCCTGGAGTCCGGCTACCACGCCGCGATGACCGCCGCGGTGGCGATGGGCCGCCCGGACGACGCGCTGCGCATCTTCGAGCGCTGCCGCCAGGTACTCAACAGCGAGCTCGGGGTGGCCCCGTCCGCCGAGCTCGCCATGATCAAGCAGTCGGTGCTGGCCGGCCGCGAAACGGCCCCGGTTCCGGCTCCGCCCGCGGCCACCACGCCCGTGCCGGCCTCGGTTCCGCCGGTCGCCCCGACGCCACCCCCGGTTCCGCCGGTCGCCCCGACGCCGCAGCCGGCGCCGCCGGTCGCCCGGCCACCGCAGCCGGCGCTCCGGGAGCGGTTCCTGGGCCGGCTCACCGAGATCCGGCTGATGGTCGAGCCGGGCACCCCGCCGGTGGTGCACTTCGTCGGGCCGAGCGGCTCCGGCAAGTCGGCGTTCCTGGCCGAACTGGGCCGGCACACCCCCGGGCGGATCGGCATCGGCGACGCCGGCCCGGCCGTCGGCGTGCTCCGCCTGTCCTGGCTGCGCAGCGCGCTGACCGCGCTGGACGCGGCGCCCGAGGCGATCGGGGCGGTCGACCGGGCCCGGCCCGACCAGCCGCTGTGCCAGGCCGACCTGGAGCTGATCGGGCAGACCTTCGACCGGCCGGAGACCGTCTACCTGGCCGTCGACGACGCCCGGGATCTGGACGCGGCCAGCGTCGCCGAGCTCGCCTGGCTCAGCGGGCACTGCCCGGGCCTGCGGATCGTGCTGACCTACGACTACCCGTCCCAGCTGTCCGGGCGCCCGCTGGCCGGGCTGGGCACGCCGGTGGTGATGCGGCTCAGCCCGCTCACCCCGGCAGAGCTGGAGCCGCTCGGCGATCCGGCGGTGCCGGCCCTGACCGGTGGCATCCCGGCCCTGGTGGCGGTGGCCCGGCGGCCGGCCGAGGTGGCCGGCGCGGTGGCCATGCAGGTGGCCCGGCGGCGCACCGAGTGGATGCCGCCGCTGGCCTGGGAGCTGCTGCGGGTCTGCGCGGTGCTCGGCGACCTGGGCGCGGCCGAACTGGCCGGGCTCACCGGGCAGCCGGTCACCGAGGTGCTGGGCTGCGTCGACGCGCTGGTGCACGCGCATCTGCTGCGCGAGTGCCCGGACGGCAAGGTCGGCCACGCCGCCTCGCTGATCCGCGACGCGGTGGCCGCCCAGGTGTCCGCGGCCACCGCCATCTACCTGCGCAAACAGCAGGCGGCGGCCTCCTGA